From a single Gimesia fumaroli genomic region:
- a CDS encoding HD-GYP domain-containing protein translates to MNHPTRLLRWLAPPVRQERDDWTALRAQAAEPLEANNPEYTALRKEYQELNEENQDLKIAGQQRTLIQLHIRVQVILQRCRLYLDTHPTHSVSQQQLPILERILDYVRQEQQYIRQQLLLGQTSLHYLKQLKEATQEIWTKPFCNPNYLLNLLRKIKNDDVHLSDPGQILFLSFSDFLDVARQSMSGEDLPVFARGLETARLINAVSRRVRDWQGNSELLMMAGLLHDFGWLMLQQNKSDLSDDQQRIVDDERGEHPVLGAALLGGVRGFPGDSYLCEIVSQHHERLDGTGYPRRLHTTALGEHARRMAVVCRYLELKNNRRELTADGIRSFDSEEAAFAAALQLYRETIRGEWDQTAVGQLMAALDPNLPEELSQADQHNDPFSLRRFQNYRRDVSESLIPPPHFHAGTDLTKTKPTVDS, encoded by the coding sequence GTGAATCATCCCACCAGACTGCTCCGCTGGCTTGCTCCACCCGTTCGTCAGGAACGAGATGACTGGACCGCGTTGCGTGCGCAGGCCGCTGAACCATTGGAAGCCAATAATCCGGAGTATACAGCGCTCCGAAAAGAGTATCAGGAACTGAACGAAGAGAATCAGGATCTGAAAATTGCCGGTCAACAACGGACTCTGATTCAGTTACATATCCGGGTGCAGGTAATCTTACAGCGATGCCGACTCTATCTGGATACTCATCCCACGCATTCCGTTTCACAGCAGCAATTGCCAATTCTGGAGCGAATCCTGGATTATGTGCGGCAGGAGCAGCAGTACATTCGGCAGCAATTGCTCTTGGGTCAGACCTCATTGCACTATCTGAAGCAATTGAAAGAAGCGACACAGGAGATCTGGACGAAGCCCTTCTGCAATCCGAACTATCTGCTCAATCTGTTACGCAAAATCAAAAATGACGATGTGCATCTGAGCGATCCGGGACAGATCTTGTTTTTATCTTTTAGTGATTTTCTGGATGTCGCCCGTCAGAGTATGTCGGGTGAGGACTTGCCGGTTTTCGCGCGCGGTCTCGAAACGGCCCGCCTGATCAATGCCGTAAGCCGACGGGTGCGGGATTGGCAGGGCAATTCGGAGTTGTTGATGATGGCCGGTCTGTTGCATGACTTCGGCTGGTTGATGCTGCAGCAAAACAAGTCCGATCTGTCTGATGATCAACAGAGAATCGTAGACGATGAGCGAGGAGAACATCCCGTTCTGGGAGCCGCTTTGCTGGGAGGCGTACGCGGTTTTCCGGGAGATTCATACCTGTGTGAAATTGTCTCACAGCATCACGAGCGTCTGGACGGCACTGGTTATCCACGTCGGTTGCATACGACGGCGCTCGGTGAACACGCGCGGCGAATGGCGGTGGTCTGCCGTTATCTGGAATTGAAAAATAACCGGCGCGAATTGACGGCTGACGGAATTCGAAGCTTTGACAGCGAAGAAGCAGCTTTTGCTGCAGCGCTGCAGTTGTATCGGGAAACGATTCGCGGCGAATGGGATCAGACCGCCGTCGGTCAGTTAATGGCAGCCCTGGATCCAAATTTGCCCGAAGAACTGAGTCAGGCCGATCAACATAACGACCCTTTTTCACTCAGGCGATTCCAGAACTATCGTCGAGATGTGTCTGAGTCGCTGATACCGCCGCCCCACTTCCATGCCGGCACTGATTTAACCAAAACAAAACCGACAGTAGACAGTTAA
- a CDS encoding CPBP family intramembrane glutamic endopeptidase, with translation MTQKNNSQSEITFAADGYWAEARQPLVCLVFLAPLLLIYELGVLSMGGSQPELIRNGADYWMRSWLSQLGLTQTFLLPALIVGTLLMWHIVLKHPWKFSGETLLGMFAESLLFAFCLIILGQVQDLAFQQLPQPVTMFIERESASRVVSFVGAGVYEEVMFRLLLLPLCYLLFRGMMLEVRPSAVLAIITTSLIFSLAHYVGASGDQFSVFSFTFRTVAGLFFAGLFFLRGFGITVGAHATYDVIVGVMLVSGP, from the coding sequence ATGACACAGAAGAACAACTCTCAAAGCGAGATTACTTTCGCTGCCGACGGTTATTGGGCAGAAGCACGGCAACCACTGGTCTGCCTGGTGTTTCTGGCGCCGTTATTGTTGATCTATGAGTTGGGCGTGCTTTCCATGGGGGGCAGTCAGCCGGAGTTGATTCGCAATGGTGCCGACTACTGGATGCGGAGCTGGTTATCGCAACTGGGGCTCACGCAAACATTTCTTCTGCCGGCGTTGATTGTCGGCACCCTGCTGATGTGGCATATCGTGTTGAAGCATCCCTGGAAATTTTCCGGCGAGACACTGCTGGGAATGTTTGCCGAGAGTCTGTTATTTGCGTTCTGTCTGATCATCTTAGGGCAGGTACAGGATCTGGCATTTCAGCAATTACCGCAGCCGGTGACGATGTTCATCGAACGGGAGTCGGCTTCGCGCGTCGTCAGTTTTGTCGGGGCCGGCGTCTACGAAGAAGTCATGTTTCGCCTGTTACTGCTGCCTCTGTGCTATCTGCTGTTTCGGGGGATGATGCTTGAAGTCCGTCCCTCAGCTGTGCTGGCGATTATTACGACAAGCCTGATCTTCTCACTCGCACATTATGTCGGTGCATCCGGTGATCAGTTTTCGGTCTTCAGTTTCACCTTTCGGACGGTGGCAGGACTTTTCTTTGCCGGCCTGTTTTTCCTGCGAGGGTTCGG